The stretch of DNA GCCGGCGGCGAGCTGGGCGAGCGGGCTCAGGATCCGGCCGAAGGCGACATGGAGGATCGCCAGCATGGCGAGGCTCAGGGCGAGGCCGGTGAGGCCGAGCGCCAGGGCGTAGCCCCAGACCTCGTCGATCTCGTCCGAGGGCTCGGCGGTGACCAGCGCGGTGCCGATGCGGGCGCCGCGCAGCACCAGCGGCACCTCGTGGGTTTGTGCCGGCGGGGCAATCAGGGCGGCGAACCAGTGCGGCGCCCGCCGCGTGCCCTCCCGCCGCGGGCCGGCGGCCACCGGCTGGCTCGCGGCGTCGAGCAGGGTCACCCGGACGTGGCGCAGGCCCTGGAAGCGGTAGGACAGGGTGCGGAACAGGCCCGGGAGCGGCGCATCCTGCAGCGCCTGCAGGGTCTCGGCCACCAGCGGCTCGACCACCGCCAGCGAGGCCGCGGTCTCGACCTCGGTGGCGGTGCGCGCCTTGTGGATGATGACCGCGCCCGAGATCGCCGCCGCCACCAGATTGATGAGGACGACGACCACCATCAGCCGCGCCCGCATCGGGCGGCCGGACCAGAGGGCGGGCAGGAGCCGGCGGGCGGCGGGCTCGGCAGCGGGGGGCGGGGTCGGGCGCAACGGGCTCTCGGGGGAGCGGGGGAAAGCCGCGATGCGGCAGGCTGCGGGCGACCGGAAAAGCGCAGAACCCCCTCTCCCACCCGGGAGAGGGGATCCCGCGCCATCCGGTCCCGAAGGTGTCGACGGACGGGCTCGGCGCGACACGAACCCCGCCGCGGGCCCGTGTCAACCGGCGGCCGGGGAGCCGCCTACCAGGTCATCCGCACGCCGCCATAGACCGAGAGCGGCTGCACCAGGGTGGTCGTCCGCGGGTCGTTCAGCACGTAGCGGCCGGCGAAGTCGTCGCTGCGCTCCAGGAAGGTGCCGAAATTGGCGTAGCGGTTGTTGAACAGGTTGGTCACCAGGCCGAAGACCTGCACGGTCGGCGTCAGCTGGAAGCTGGTGTTCAGGTTGGCGGTGAAGTAGGCCGGCAGCTTGCGGTTGATGTTCGACTCGTCGCCGCGGAAATAGGACGAGGAGAACGCCTGCATGTTCATGCCGAAGCGCCATTGCGGCGTGATGGCGTAGTCGAAGCCGGCCTTGATCTGGTGGTCGGGCACCAGCGGCAGCTTGTTGCCCGGGCGCACCGAGATGAGGCCGTCCTCGGCGAGCGGGTTGTTGGGCGAGGACAGGTCGCCGCGGAACTGGAAGGTGGCGTCGATCAGCGCGTAGTTGGCGTAGAGGCTCAGGCGTCCGGTGGTGTACTCGGCCGCGACCTCGATGCCCTGGCGCTGCGTCGCCGGCACGTTCACGAAGTAGCCGCGCGCCGCGTTGCCCGGCACCGCGACCTGGAGGATGTCGTTGGTCAGGTCGGTGCGGAAGGCGCCGAGCTTGTAGGTGAGCAGGCCGCCCTCGTAGAAGTTCGGCACCGAGCCGCGGATGCCGACCTCGTAGGTGCGGGCCTCAACCTGGCGGAGCGGCGGGTCGGCGACCAGCGAGTTCGGCAGCAGGCAGGGCCGGTTCGGGTTGGCGCAGGCGAGTTCGAGCGGCGTTGGCGCCCGGTTCGACTCGGAATAGCCGCCATAGACGCTCAGCCAGTCGTAGACCCGGTAGGTCAGGCCGGCGACAGGGTTGATGCGGCTGAAGTAGTGGGTGCCGGTGACGTCGGGCGAGAAGCCGGTCAGGTCCTGGGTCGAGATCCGGGCGAAGTTCAGCCGGGCGCCGGCGGTGAGCGACAGCCGGTCGGTGACGTCGAACGTGTCGAGGGCGTAGAGGCCCATATAGAGGTTCGAGCCGGTGACCGAGCTCGGCGCGATGCCGAGGGCGCCGGCGGTGCGGATCGGCCCGATGCCGAGGCCCGGGATGTTGCCGTAGGTCGGGTTGTTCGGGTTCGTCGTGACGCTCAGGTCGGGATTGATGACGCCGAGCGTGCTGCCCGACTTGAACCCGTAGCTCGCGACGTCGATGCTGCCGCCGACGATGAAGGTGTTCGGGCGGTCGAAGATCCGGTCGCGGTTGGTGGCCTGGAGCGAGCCGCCATAGCCCGTCGCCTCGGTCCGCACGGTGTCGACCGTGCCGTAGGGGATGCCGGCCCGGAACGGGATCTGCTGGTTGCGGGGACCCAGGATCAGGAACTGGTTGCGGAACTGCGCCTGGGTCTGGCCCGGCGCGGCCGAGAAGCCGTCATCCTCGAAGCAGAGGTTGCCGCGGAAGTTCGAGCGCGACGAGCAATTCTCGAAGTTGCCGTCGTTGCCGTCGATCACATACTGGCTGAAGCGGCGGACATAGGCGTTGCCCGACAGGTCCCAGGTCGGCGACACGTTGACCTTGCCGGTGACCTGGATCTGGCCGACCGCGGTGTCGATCGATTGCGGATAGGTGAAGATCGCCCGCTCGTTGTCGCGGGTGAAGTCGACCGGCGCGGCGGCGGCGGCGCCGAAATAGGTCTTGGCGCCCGAGGCGATGATGTGGAACTCGGAATCGAGGGAGCGGTGGCCGATATCGGCGTAGACTCGGCCGATCTCCGAGGGCGACTGGTAGCGCCAGCCGGCATCGCGCAGCCCCTCGCCGGCGAAGTAGAAGCTCCAGGGGCCGATCACCTCGCCGTATTGCAGGGTGCCGAGGATGCGGCCGTCGGAGCCGCCCATCACCGAGACTTCCTTGCCCTGCCAGGTGAAGCCGTTCTTCATCTCGATGTTGACCGCGCCGCCGAGCGCGTTGAGACCGAAGATCGGGTTGCCGGTGACGATGTCGATGCGGTTGATCGCGACCTGGGGAATCAGGTCCCAGTTCACCACGTCGCCGAAGGCCTCGTTGATGCGGGTGCCGTTCTGGTAGACGGCCAGCCCCTGCGGCGCGCCGAGCAGCGGCGAGGCGTCGAAGCCGCGATAGGTCAGGGTCTGGCGGAAGCTGTTGCCCTGGCCGTCGGACAGGTTCACGCCGGGCGTCGTGCGGGCGAGCGTGAAGGTCGGGTCGAGGGTGGCGCGGTCCTGTTCGAGCTTCTTCGCCGTCACGGTCTCGACGGTGAACGGCACCTTGGCCAGCGGCAGGGCGCCGCCGTCGATCCGCTCGCCGGTGCTGCGGGTGCCGCCCGCGCCGCCGACCGGCGTCACCGGCACGACGTCGATCGTCTCGAGGGCGATGGTGCCCTGCGCGCCCGCCG from Methylobacterium aquaticum encodes:
- a CDS encoding TonB-dependent receptor, with amino-acid sequence MVASRWGLLVTTALVSAALIAPAGAQGTIALETIDVVPVTPVGGAGGTRSTGERIDGGALPLAKVPFTVETVTAKKLEQDRATLDPTFTLARTTPGVNLSDGQGNSFRQTLTYRGFDASPLLGAPQGLAVYQNGTRINEAFGDVVNWDLIPQVAINRIDIVTGNPIFGLNALGGAVNIEMKNGFTWQGKEVSVMGGSDGRILGTLQYGEVIGPWSFYFAGEGLRDAGWRYQSPSEIGRVYADIGHRSLDSEFHIIASGAKTYFGAAAAAPVDFTRDNERAIFTYPQSIDTAVGQIQVTGKVNVSPTWDLSGNAYVRRFSQYVIDGNDGNFENCSSRSNFRGNLCFEDDGFSAAPGQTQAQFRNQFLILGPRNQQIPFRAGIPYGTVDTVRTEATGYGGSLQATNRDRIFDRPNTFIVGGSIDVASYGFKSGSTLGVINPDLSVTTNPNNPTYGNIPGLGIGPIRTAGALGIAPSSVTGSNLYMGLYALDTFDVTDRLSLTAGARLNFARISTQDLTGFSPDVTGTHYFSRINPVAGLTYRVYDWLSVYGGYSESNRAPTPLELACANPNRPCLLPNSLVADPPLRQVEARTYEVGIRGSVPNFYEGGLLTYKLGAFRTDLTNDILQVAVPGNAARGYFVNVPATQRQGIEVAAEYTTGRLSLYANYALIDATFQFRGDLSSPNNPLAEDGLISVRPGNKLPLVPDHQIKAGFDYAITPQWRFGMNMQAFSSSYFRGDESNINRKLPAYFTANLNTSFQLTPTVQVFGLVTNLFNNRYANFGTFLERSDDFAGRYVLNDPRTTTLVQPLSVYGGVRMTW